TAGGGAGACGCCAGCTGTGATGGAACGGTTTGTTGCAGCGCACGTGCGAATCGTAAGAAGGTTGGTCTCCGATCTCGCCCAATCTTACGCTGGGCCGACGTTGCCGTTTCGGGGCCAGAGGTGGGCCGGCGGGGTCAATTTGGACTGCAAGTATCGCCGTCGTATTCGTAGATGCCGGAGTGGCTGTTGCGTTTGTGGTGGATGCTATGGCGGCGGTTATTGGATTGTCCGGTGGCTGTAATTCAGCGGCCATTACAGTAACCAAGGGAAAGGGTGTATGTTTGTGCGTGTGTGTTGTAAGCATGCGTAGGATAAGGAAGGGTCGCGACGGAGGGATCTGCTGATTCTGGTTGCGATTCAGTATGTGGTTTTGTCCGTTGGATCCTAATTGTGGTCCCTAGTCtttcatgttttattataatcaaaCGGTGGAGCTTTAAGATGCGTCGGTACAATTACAAAGAACTAAGTTGTAATTGTCCACTGAAGTTGTTTATATTGGATTGGGGTTGCAATTGGGCTCCAGTCAACCCAATGTTTaggtttaattaaaaaaaaaaaggccgaAGGACAAAATGAATTTTCTAGTTTGACATTTCCTTCCCCAGATAAGTCCTGTCAGATTCAGTGATAAGTTTTTACTCCTCTCCTAattgtaggttttatttttattattattattttttaaggccaaaggactgtttcccacccaaagtatatgCACTCTCAAGTTTCTTctcactaattttaaaaatcatatttatccactcataggctgttaaaattaattgaatccgttagttatatcatatttccccctaaaccctaaaactaacaatttctccaaatttaagttttaaaaaaacaacatttttcctcttaaggttttcaattttcagattcaaattCTTGGTGTCGTATCTTCCTCTTCGACGACCTCCAAGCGATACCTCTTCCTCTCCAACACGGTCTCCTTCTGGCGACTTTCATGAGCATGGTCGTCGATGAAGACAAGTCATCTTCGTTGAGacgaagacgaatcgtcttcgtCCAGAGTCGAAGACGAGGTCTTCGTCGACGAAAATGACTTGTCTTTGTCAACGAAGATGACTTGTCTTTGTCAACAACCCCACCTAGGAGAGTCGTCAGAAGGAGGCCGCATCGAACAGAAAGAGGCATCACCTAGAGATCGTCAGAGAAAAAGAAACGATGtcgaaaaattgaatatgaaaaattgaaaaccctggggggaaaatgttgtttttgaaaacttgggttgaaaaaaatggttagtttttaaggtttatgagagaaaataaaataaaatttaagtttatttttaataatacagacaaaataacaattttattcttgaaaccgttaattttaaccacccacgggtgggtaaatgagattttcaaagttaacagagagaaacttaggaaaacaacataccttgggtgggaaatagtcctttggcctttttttaatttattctcatctaaaatttgttgttttttgagtttttattttttaactttaaacattttttttacctattcataaattgttaaattcaTTAGTTcataagtaaaatcattattttatctttaatattaaaaataaattaaaattttatttttttcctcttaaaccttaaagttaataatttttcccctagaccaagttttaaaaatcacatttcccctctAAGATTTAACTTCAATATCTAGCCACTCCCTTTGGCACCATCACCGACAATCTCTTTCTCTcgacgatttctcttcctttGATAGTCTCTCTTGGTGACTCTTCTCCCTCGAAGGCGTGCGATGCTTATCTAGGAAGACGAATCATCTTTTCATATGGAGACAAGATTGTCGATCTTGTCTTCCAAGAAAAGTGTCGCACGCCGTCAAAGGGAGAAGAGGCATTGAGGGAGACTATTAGAATAAGAGGAACCATCAAGAAGGAGAGATCTTAAGAGGGAGTAGCCGAATATTGAAGTATAAACTCTAGAGGGcgaatatgattttttaaaacttggtctaagagaaaattattattttttaaggtttagagggaaaatgatataaaattttaaaactaacagattcGGTTAATTTTGATGACCCACGAGTGGgtaaaaatgtttttcaaaattaaagattgaaaacttgagaaaacatcaatctttgggtaggaataagtcgtttggcctttttttaatcctttcatATTGAACATAAGCCATATGTGTTGATTATGTTTTAGGGTTTCTCTAATGGCTCTCATATATGTCACAtttgcaaaatattttttaataataatgttctatgtacatatttttattacgTAAATGGATATACAtgtaatgtgtcattatatgattgagtattattttatcatttattcaaaattatccaatcacatgatgacaaatcatgtaatattatattcaaatagaaCATAAGTTCAAGCTTCCTTCAAAGTTGTTTGAGCTCAATTTGCTTAAGAGTAGTCGAACTCAAGTTTGGCTaaagttcaaatcaaatcaagcttTAAACATGATTCAGTATTGTAGTTGAgcaaaaaaataactaaaataataccattttgatgtgtattaatcaaaatgatattatattgaatttttctaaGTTTACAAGTTTGATAAGCTAAACATCCCTCAAACTCAAGATATTTAATTCCCAgactcaagtttaagtttgttTAAACTAAATTCGTTTTAGGATTTATTCGATTTGAGCTCaaataaacttgaatcaaatctaactttattttttttaatatctatttatgtGCTCAATATAGGtgtattaatttcaaaaatgtatgaaattttatacacacacaaagattggtttcatttttgtttggtattttgaaaatatgtaaaaaattggtgcataaaatattgttaatttaactaattttctGAAAAAGCAATCCTATCCTGTTACAATTTAAATTACACAGCAAGAAATTTATCGTACTCCCCATTACAAGAAAAATCTGACAATTACATTACAACAAACGACTGCAATCTTAGCACTTAGAGAGTGGAATCAAAATTAATCCTTTGATAGAGATAGTGGAGAAACCCTTCAAATTTCAGGACAATATAGTAACAAGTCTGGAATAtagagagttaaatattttcacaaGACTTGTTGCTTGGATTTTCAGGACAATATAGAGATAGTAGAGCTTcaaatttccattttttcagGATGATCTCTGCAGGTtctcttaattaattttgttgaaacttACCTGCAAATAGAAACCAATTCAAATATAGTAAGATATCATATCTATGAGGAAAATTTGGAATTAACAAGACCATACCTAGCTGGAAAATTTAGTgctttctattttattttaatttacctCTAATAAGGGCTCATTTGTCTGAACCAAGGTAATTAACAAGATCGTTTCTCCAGTCAACTGTGCCCCAAAATTGATTGCCATTGTTCTGACAGTGATTAATCATGAAAGTTTGCTCCTGATGAGGTACCTGGAAATTCGGTGGCAATTGAAAATTCAAGCAACAAGTCTTCTGGAATTAAATTCATGAGTAGTTAatcactaaatataaattaataacttaAGATAAGATGAAAGAACTGTCTTAATTACCTCCTGGGTAAGTGCGTTTGAGTCAAAGTCCACTTCAAAGTCATTAATGCATACGGGATTTACGGAAGCAAGTTTTGCTGCAAGGAACTGAAGGTCAGAAAGAACATTAGCGGCAGTGGGATACCAAAATAGGTTTAGAAATGAAATCACAATATGTTGATCATCAAGAATGACCTCCACTTGAGTCTGTAGGATTCGGACATAGTTAATTATTTGATCCAGAATGAGAGCCTTCCCGATCATCTGTTATAATCGAGTAAAATGAAAAACTTTTCCGTGACAATTAAATCATGTGATCCTGGtagtaaagaagaaaaaaaactccATTTTTGTCACCTTGTCACATCCAGGAACAAGTGATTGCAATAGCTTCATCCTTGCTCTAATTTTCTCTCTCCTTGCctgcaaaattttcatttaataaagaaGAGGATGAATTTTAGAGAAGAGGTTAATTTGTATGGTTTGCAGGTTTATTTACCCTCTCGGCCAGGCTATGACTGTCAGTGGCTTCACCCCTCCTTGCCCTCACATGAACATAACCACTTGGAGGTTCTTCGGGAgctttcttctgtttctttggAATACGTTTCGTCCTTCTCTCATCAGCCTTCTTCAAAATAAACGAAATCAAACAGAATAAGCTGATCACATTCACTCAATATCAAAGCAtgtttttgaaatcaaaatattatttgagttcCAAAATTTACCCTTCTGTTCTTCCTCTTATTGTCCATTGGGCTTGGCTTATCCGCTCCAGGAATATTGCGGTTTTCGGAATGAGGGGTAGTTTCATGAATTTGAGCATGCAAAGGAATCTCCTGGAGATAACCATGATGATTATTAGGCAGCATTGTTTCAGAAATACAGCTATTAATATTTCCTTCCTCATTGAAGCTGGACATGTTATTCGAGGAGTTTGGCACGAGAACTGAGCCAAGAACAGAAGCAGGATCCTGAACCTGAGAGAAAAATGCCATTTGAGTGATTCAATTTCAATGAAAACCTGGGTGtgagagaaaaattaattagatgGATGGTGATAAACACAGTAGAAAGTGGAGATAGTCAATAATGTATCTTTGACGGGAAATATCAatatagaaagagagagataaaggaaagttcaaagaaaaaaacatgAATTGATGTGATTTCTCCATTGCATTTGAAGAACAGATTTGCGAGCATAATTAACAGGGTTtgatggccaaaagacttattcccaccacaGGTTTGTTGAAACCCTAAATTGATATTTGTCaagtattgaaaattaaaactctcatccataaactgttaaaataaacataatcagctacttttaaagataaaatcatcatttaatcataataatattttatctcatttctccccTTATTTAGGGGagaaatatacttttaataatGTCAACCCCCCTCAAAATTTAGAAGATTATATTACACCCTATAAAATGCATTCTCTTTTTTCGATGACCACTTTTCTTGATGATTCTATTAATCGACAACCATCTTTTCAGCATCCTCTCCCTCCTTGGTGGTATTTATAGTGCTTATTTCACATTTTTCTAGCTAAAAAATGAGTGAGAGATCTAGATCCCCTACTCATTTTTACGGCTTCATTGACCTTCCTTTTGTGGTTGACGATACCTCGTTGAATAGGAAGGAGAGGGTCAGTTCCTTGACCTTCTCCTTTTCTGATTCATGCATAGGAACGTCAGTGGTTGCTCAATATTTCAGTTGCCTGATTTTTTGCTAGCAACATCAGCTTTCTTCATCAGTTTTGTTGGTCGGCAAGATCAATTCATTAGAGATAAAGGGAGAAGCCACTAGAGATGAAGGGAGAAAATGGTAGATAAGGGTGCAAATATGATGTTTCTAAACTTTAGGGATGAttggagataaaatttttgaataatagtAAACACTAAGACAAGGGAAAATGCCATTTTTCTTAATAATGTATTCATTCAtctaattttggttttttatggATATGTACACATAAATGTCAACAaaggtaaattaataatttgtaattagatTAACAGATTTTACTAATTCTAATAAtccaagtttaaatttttaatatttaattagtactACTTCGTAATTCAACAAACATTGGGTGCGAATAAGCTTTTTGGCCGGGCGTTGGATTTTCCGGAAAGACAGAATTTCTGATCATATCATGAAATTAGATAGATTACAGACAGTTGACAAGAAATGTTTTAATGTTGTGTCACGTCGTCTACCGATTATAGAAGCTTTAATTACCATCAAATAGACAATAGCTTAATTTGTTAGGTAGTTTAGCAGGTAAATTTACCCATCTAATGGAAGATTTATCAGAATATAAAAgctttttaaaatgttacactACAATAAATGTACTTATAGTAgtctaatcatatattatattatattatattatatatcaaaaacttaattttttatttaaaaaataaaaaaattataattaacatatcatcattttaaaatatatcacaaatatcctaaaaaattttaaaatttttatatatatctctactatattattatttcctttaaaaaatgtattaattcgtattagtaaaatatattgtattgtatgataagtccattatataatattaattcaatatacatcatcatatatatcatttttttcatatattgtatcgtaaaatactgataactatgAATATAAtgtaaactataaaatttatttattcattcaagtcatttttttaattttacgtGATTGTTTGTTCAACCTTGTATTACCAGTCTAAATTaatactctttttctttttagtcttaacttaaaaattatatttaaattaagtgaCATTAACTACACAAGCGAAAAACAAATCACTgcggggcgtttggtttggataatgttttattaccaaaataaaaagattatcttaaagatagattacttaaaagattactggatatgaatgattactatgtttgataaaatttgataggtataaataattattgtatttggttaaaggtaataaaagattactagtaaattattttacttaaatgcctttgaatataattatttttaaatattttttatattacttgtcatattaattaaaaataaatttatttttatctcaaaaaattaataaataataatataattataataaactcaagattatcttagtaatctttaaatacctaaggtgaaggtggtaatcagattatcacatatattacctgtcacatcagtattggtaatagaatattactgtaatattttattactgacaaaacaaacaagagaataaaagataaattatcaagataatcttaaaaaacttcaaccaaacacccccttcatgataaaaatagatattataatattttcgtTGATGAGTTTGTTCATGACCAATTGAAATATGCAACTAGGAGTTACGTGCAAGctagtttatattatttgtgataAGAATCAAGAatgactatgatatttattccAGTTGAAGATAAGTAAGATAAGGACAACAAATAAGcgaaatacaaaattttgtatacaattCGACCCAGTGATTGAAAAGTCCACATCCATACTGTAGCCATGAATGGTTTACAAAGTGTATCCTAAAAAGAAAGTATATTATAGTATCTATGTATGTCTTGCCTTACGGCCTCCCTCCTCTCTCATAGTGATATTTTATACGTATAGGACTTTAAAGAATGGGTTACATTCAAATAGGAATATGGTAAGATtcctaatttaaatatgatttttaaaatttattcatattctaCTTAAATTATCTTAATTGGGAAAGAAGTAGTTTTCCCTTGTT
This sequence is a window from Mangifera indica cultivar Alphonso chromosome 5, CATAS_Mindica_2.1, whole genome shotgun sequence. Protein-coding genes within it:
- the LOC123215544 gene encoding transcription factor bHLH137-like isoform X2, translating into MAFFSQVQDPASVLGSVLVPNSSNNMSSFNEEGNINSCISETMLPNNHHGYLQEIPLHAQIHETTPHSENRNIPGADKPSPMDNKRKNRRADERRTKRIPKKQKKAPEEPPSGYVHVRARRGEATDSHSLAERARREKIRARMKLLQSLVPGCDKMIGKALILDQIINYVRILQTQVEFLAAKLASVNPVCINDFEVDFDSNALTQEKTCCLNFQLPPNFQVPHQEQTFMINHCQNNGNQFWGTVDWRNDLVNYLGSDK
- the LOC123215544 gene encoding transcription factor bHLH137-like isoform X4, yielding MAFFSQVQDPASVLGSVLVPNSSNNMSSFNEEGNINSCISETMLPNNHHGYLQEIPLHAQIHETTPHSENRNIPGADKPSPMDNKRKNRRKADERRTKRIPKKQKKAPEEPPSGYVHVRARRGEATDSHSLAERARREKIRARMKLLQSLVPGCDKMIGKALILDQIINYVRILQTQVEFLAAKLASVNPVCINDFEVDFDSNALTQEVPHQEQTFMINHCQNNGNQFWGTVDWRNDLVNYLGSDK
- the LOC123215544 gene encoding transcription factor bHLH137-like isoform X1 — translated: MAFFSQVQDPASVLGSVLVPNSSNNMSSFNEEGNINSCISETMLPNNHHGYLQEIPLHAQIHETTPHSENRNIPGADKPSPMDNKRKNRRKADERRTKRIPKKQKKAPEEPPSGYVHVRARRGEATDSHSLAERARREKIRARMKLLQSLVPGCDKMIGKALILDQIINYVRILQTQVEFLAAKLASVNPVCINDFEVDFDSNALTQEKTCCLNFQLPPNFQVPHQEQTFMINHCQNNGNQFWGTVDWRNDLVNYLGSDK
- the LOC123215544 gene encoding transcription factor bHLH137-like isoform X3, producing MAFFSQVQDPASVLGSVLVPNSSNNMSSFNEEGNINSCISETMLPNNHHGYLQEIPLHAQIHETTPHSENRNIPGADKPSPMDNKRKNRRKADERRTKRIPKKQKKAPEEPPSGYVHVRARRGEATDSHSLAERARREKIRARMKLLQSLVPGCDKMIGKALILDQIINYVRILQTQVEFLAAKLASVNPVCINDFEVDFDSNALTQETCCLNFQLPPNFQVPHQEQTFMINHCQNNGNQFWGTVDWRNDLVNYLGSDK